The following coding sequences lie in one Desmodus rotundus isolate HL8 chromosome 1, HLdesRot8A.1, whole genome shotgun sequence genomic window:
- the LOC112307170 gene encoding keratin, type I cytoskeletal 18-like, whose product MVRSLEADNKRLESKIWEHVEKKGHQVRDWGHYFKTMEAVSAHVFASSVDNTFIVMQIGNACLVADDFKVKYEMELSMHQTMESDINGLQKVIDDTSITWFQLEPEIKALELLFIKKNHKGEREARQEIEESTTVVTWQTTEIGAAEVTLTELRRVVQSLEIDLDSVRNLKVSLENSLREVEPRYVMQVEQLHGTLLHLESETAQTQAKGQHQAQEYEALPNIQATLEAEITTYHCLQGEGKDFDFGDALNNINSMQSIQKMTMCRIVDGKVVSEVNGTQVLRR is encoded by the exons ATGGtgagaagcctggaggctgatAATAAAAGACTAGAAAGCAAAATCTGGGAACACGTGGAGAAGAAGGGACACCAGGTCAGAGACTGGGGGCATTACTTCAAGACCATGGAGGCCGTGAGTGCTCATGTCTTTGCAAGTTCTGTGGACAATACCTTCATTGTTATGCAGATTGGCAATGCCTGTCTTGTTGCTGATGACTTCAAAGTCAAGTATGAGATGGAGCTGTCCATGCACCAGACTATGGAGAGTGACATCAATGGGCTCCAAAAGGTCATTGATGACACCAGTATCACTTGGTTCCAACTGGAACCAGAGATCAAGGCTCTTGAGCTGCTCTTCATAAAGAAGAACCACAAGGGGGAA AGAGAAGCGAGGCAGGAGATTGAGGAGAGCACCACAGTGGTGACCTGGCAGACCACTGAGATAGGAGCTGCTGAGGTGACACTCACGGAGCTGAGACGTGTGGTTCAGAGCTTGGAGATTGACCTGGACTCAGTGAGGAATCTGAAGGTCAGCTTGGAGAACAGCCTGAGGGAGGTGGAGCCACGCTATGTCATGCAGGTGGAACAGCTCCATGGGACgctgctgcacctggagtcagagACGGCCCAGACCCAGGCAAAGGGACAGCATCAGGCccaggagtatgaggccctgcCAAACATCCAGGCCACGCTGGAGGCTGAGATCACCACCTACCACTGCcttcagggagaaggaaaggactTTGATTTCGGTGATGCCCTGAACAACATCAACTCTATGCAATCCATCCAAAAGATGACCATGTGCAGAATTGTGGATGGTAAAGTGGTGTCTGAGGTCAATGGCACCCAAGTTCTAAGGCGTTAA